The nucleotide window GGCGCACTTCGTGTTCGGACGCCGCGACAACCTCGTCCCGGCGTCGTTCGCCAAGGTCGTGGCGGAGATGATGCCGAACGCGAAGCTCTCCGTCTTCGAGGACTGCGGACACGTCCCGCAGGTCGAGGAGCCGGACCGCACGAACCGCCTCATCCGCGCCCTGATGGGCTGACGCGTCCCGCGGTGCGGTCCGCCGGGGCTCGCGTAGGATGGGCGGCGATGGCGCTCAGGAAGATCATCGGCACCGAGACCGAGTACGGCGTGACGGTCACCGGGCCGTCCGACGTGTCTCCCGTCCTGGTGGCCGGGATGCTGGTCGGGCAGTACGGGGCCGCGGAGCTGCGCCGCGTGAAGTGGGACTTCCAGGAGGAGAACCCGCTGCGCGACGCGCGCGGCTTCGAGGGAGCCCGCAACCGCGAGGCGGCCGAGGAGGAGGGGGCGCTCGTCAACCTGGTGCTGACGAACGGCGCCCGCTACTACGTCGACCATGCCCACCCAGAGTTCTCGACCCCCGAGACGACCAACCCGCGCGACTGCGTCCTGTGGGACAAGGCGGGGGAGGCGATCCTGTACGAGTCGATACGGCGCGCGTCGGAGGTGATGCCGCCGGGAGCCCGGGTCCACGTCTACAAGAACAACTCAGACGGCAAGGGCAACAGCTACGGCACCCACGAGAACTACCTCGTCGACCGCGCCGTGCCCTTCGCGCGCTTGTCGGCCGCGCTCATCCCGTTCTTCGTCACGCGGCAGGTGTTCACGGGCGCGGGGAAGGTGGGGTCGGAGGAGCCGGGAGCGAACGGCGTCACGTACCAGCTGACCCAGCGGGCGGACTTCATCGAAGCCGAGGTGGGGCTCGAGACCACGCTGAAGCGTCCGATAGTGAACACCCGCGACGAGCCGCACGCCGACGCCGACCGTTTCCGCCGTCTCCACGTGATCCTGGGCGACGCGAACATGAGCGAGGTCGCGACCTTCCTGAAGGTCGGGACGACCGCGCTCATCCTGATGCTCGTCGAGGACGGGGCCCTGGACACGGACGCGTTCACCATGGCCGCGCCGGTCGCGGCGATCAAGGACATCAGCCGCGACCCCGACCTGCGCACCACCGTGGAGCTGTCCGACGGACGCCGCGTCACCGCCCTCGAGCACCAGTGGGAGTACCTGGAAGCGGTGAAGCGGTACCTCAAGACGAAGGGTGACGACCTCGACGTCGATCCCGAGTGGCCGGCCGAGGTCGTCTCCCGCTGGGAGTACGTCCTGGCCGGTCTGGAGGCCGACCCGATGACGCTCGAGCGCGAGCTCGACTGGGTCGCAAAGAGGGCTCTGCTCGAGGGGTACCGGGAGCGCCACGGGCTCGCGTGGAACGACCCCAAGCTGCGGATGGTGGATCTGCAGTACCACGACGTCGACCCCGACCGAGGGCTGTACCACCGGCTCGTCTCCGCCGACCGTGTGGAGCGGCTGGTCGGGGACGACGAGGTCCGGGCCGCGATGACCGAGCCGCCCACTGACACCCGGGCCTACTTCCGCGGACGATGCCTCGCCCGCTACGCGACGAGCCTGGTGGCCGCCTCGTGGGACGCATTGATCTTCGACCTGGACGGCCAGACCCTCAAGCGGATCCCGATGCTGGACCCCCACCGCGGCACCGAGGCGCACACCCGCGCCCTGATAGAGGCCCACGCGGACCCCCGCGACCTCGTGGAGGCACTTCAGGGCTGATCGGTCGGCGGCTCGACCGCGATGTGCTCGGCTCGGGTCCGCCAGCCGGTGCGTCGGTCCACCTCGATCGGGAGCGTGTCCCATCCGGCGGTCCGCAGCGCGACCCGGCACGCATGCCAGGCCGACCATGCGTCGTAGGCCCACGCCGCCGGCCAGACGTGGTCCAGGGCCTCCGCCTGGGTCCGGATCTCCGCGGGGTCGATCCCCACCGACCGCAGGGCGTTGAGCAGGTGCATGCCGGCCAGCTCGCACGCGAGCAGGGCCTGGGAGAGGCTCTCGTCGGCGGGGGGGCGGGGCTCCATCGGTTGTTCAGCACACGACTGATGTGCCGATACACTAAACGGGAGCTAGGAGGAAGGCCCGGATGTCCCGTTCAGAGCGCGAGCAGAAGCAGAAGGCACCTCGGCGCAAGGAGGCCGAGGAGGCCGAGGCCGCCCCTCAGGCGGCCGAGAAGGGCGAGCGCCTGAAGGAGGACATGGACAAGCTCCTGGACGAGATCGACTCGGTGCTCGAGGAGAACGCCGAGGAGTTCATCAAGAACTACGTCCAGAAGGGCGGCGAGTGAGGGACCTGCGGCTCCGCTCCGCAGATCTCCTCAGGAGTACCGCGGCCTCCCCCTGCGATCGGCAGAACGTGCTCCCGCGGGGGCTCCCGGGAGCCAGCTGAGAGATCCCGCTCGTGCGGACCGGCGCCACCGCGTGCACCGGCGATGAGGGTCCCGGATGACGCAGCCGCACGGCTCGCTCCGGCTGAGAGGCTTCGCCCTGCGCGTCCTGGCTGACCACCCTCTGGAACGCGCAACCCCGCCTCGGCCCTACGTTGTCGCAGCCTGGCGCTCGCCTGACCGGTGAGCCGACCTCGCGAAGCGGCACGCCTGGCTCCCCTCGTCCTGGCGACCATGACGTCGCAGGCCTTGATCGTCGTCCTGTCCCCGACGATCGTCGAGGTAGGGGCGGATCTCGGCGCATCGGTGAGCGCGGTTGGGCAGGCCCGCTCGATATCAGCCGCGGTGGCCGTCATCGCGTCGGTGATCGTGTTGCGGCGGGTCGACGCGGTCGGTGTGCCGCGCCTCGGTGCGGTGGGGGCGCTGGTCGCGATCGGAGCCTCGTCGCTGTTGTCGCTGTCGCCGGGCCTGGCCATGTTCCTGTCCGGGCATGTGCTCGTCGGGATCGGCATCGCGCTGCTGCTCTCGGCGGGGTTCGCCGGCGTCGCTGCGTTCCCGCCCGAGCGCCGGGCCTGGGCCATGGGGTACGTCGCAGGCGCCAACGCCCTCGCCTGGGTCGCCGTGAACCCCGTCGTCGGCATCGTCACGGACCTAGTGTCCTGGCGCCTCGCTCATGCAGCGCCAGCCGCTCTCGCGGTCGCCTGCCTCCTCTCCCTCCGCCGAGCGGGCAGCGGGGGGAACGTGACGATCCCGCCACGCCTGAGCGCTCTGTTCGCGCACCGCTCCGCGCGGCGGTGGATCGTGACCGAGCTGATCGCCTACGGCGCATGGACCGGTCTCCTCACCTTCATCGGTGCGTTCTTCGTCGAGGAGCTCGAGGTGGGGGAGAGCACCGTAGGTTGGTTGCTCGCCTTGGGCGCTGCCGCGTACTTCGTGGCTTCGACGCGCATCGGGGCCCTCACCGACAGGTGGCCGCGCAGGCGGATGATCGCGGGAGCAGCGATCCTCATGGCTGGACTCGCGGTCTTCCAGTTCCAGGTGATGGGAGTGGTTCCGGCCACGCTGATCTTCGTGGCCATCGGATCCTCGGCGGGGGTGCGCACGCCCGCGTCGAGCGGCCTGGGTCTCGAACAGCTGCCGGGTCATCCCGG belongs to Actinomycetota bacterium and includes:
- the dop gene encoding depupylase/deamidase Dop — translated: MALRKIIGTETEYGVTVTGPSDVSPVLVAGMLVGQYGAAELRRVKWDFQEENPLRDARGFEGARNREAAEEEGALVNLVLTNGARYYVDHAHPEFSTPETTNPRDCVLWDKAGEAILYESIRRASEVMPPGARVHVYKNNSDGKGNSYGTHENYLVDRAVPFARLSAALIPFFVTRQVFTGAGKVGSEEPGANGVTYQLTQRADFIEAEVGLETTLKRPIVNTRDEPHADADRFRRLHVILGDANMSEVATFLKVGTTALILMLVEDGALDTDAFTMAAPVAAIKDISRDPDLRTTVELSDGRRVTALEHQWEYLEAVKRYLKTKGDDLDVDPEWPAEVVSRWEYVLAGLEADPMTLERELDWVAKRALLEGYRERHGLAWNDPKLRMVDLQYHDVDPDRGLYHRLVSADRVERLVGDDEVRAAMTEPPTDTRAYFRGRCLARYATSLVAASWDALIFDLDGQTLKRIPMLDPHRGTEAHTRALIEAHADPRDLVEALQG
- a CDS encoding alpha/beta hydrolase, which produces SWMETAADEFFRVYSKPRGRMAFYAAARQIYLDEPHAEEGLWARLAEVDVPAHFVFGRRDNLVPASFAKVVAEMMPNAKLSVFEDCGHVPQVEEPDRTNRLIRALMG
- a CDS encoding MFS transporter, with the protein product MSRPREAARLAPLVLATMTSQALIVVLSPTIVEVGADLGASVSAVGQARSISAAVAVIASVIVLRRVDAVGVPRLGAVGALVAIGASSLLSLSPGLAMFLSGHVLVGIGIALLLSAGFAGVAAFPPERRAWAMGYVAGANALAWVAVNPVVGIVTDLVSWRLAHAAPAALAVACLLSLRRAGSGGNVTIPPRLSALFAHRSARRWIVTELIAYGAWTGLLTFIGAFFVEELEVGESTVGWLLALGAAAYFVASTRIGALTDRWPRRRMIAGAAILMAGLAVFQFQVMGVVPATLIFVAIGSSAGVRTPASSGLGLEQLPGHPGAMMAARTAATQLGYLVGAVMGGVVIAVWGYAALGIALALGLTLSASLILLVRDPLEERARS
- a CDS encoding ubiquitin-like protein Pup encodes the protein MSRSEREQKQKAPRRKEAEEAEAAPQAAEKGERLKEDMDKLLDEIDSVLEENAEEFIKNYVQKGGE